The Epinephelus lanceolatus isolate andai-2023 chromosome 19, ASM4190304v1, whole genome shotgun sequence DNA segment ttcccacctccgtccctcctacctgctcaagtcggaaagagggaggagagaaagcgtggagtgggttttacacacatcacaccaatcaaatgagcccctctcctcgcccttaaatgcgccgcgcgaaggcgtaatgagagtttactcaattcaccatggcagaagagagcagcagtgtcagacagccaaacttctcccaggaggaatcTGATGTTTTGGTtcgggaggtctgctcacagtgtccaaatatacggaactgcaagcagacctccacgggctgatgatgcaaaggtagcctgggaggaggtcaccacaattgtaaatcaatgttgcgtttctctcgtgcccgcgttttctctttctctctcgcagtctcactctctttcttttcttttgacttttctaagatgacagatgctgaatatatactccctatctgatgctgtggctgtttctggttggctgagagggatgtgaactcaggttgggtttccattacccatgccaaacgtgccaatcccctttgatctgacatcagatgtgacgggacagtcgatatagagatacatttatgtgctgattgcagatagttgcattgaatagtggttttttttggtatttattgcattattaatgtgcctgacattctggaaacctgcctgtgaggttttggtgacgtgtgcgcactgtccgccagtcagccaaacttccacttacatcggctgcgctccgcctgcgctgacagtagacctggtttcagctggcgagcttttagcgcaccttcgacgaagccttttggcacgaaactgtcactgcgccaagctggatctgtcgacacctccccctgctgcgccgccccactcatctcagcacacctcggtctgccaaactaccaaactgagcgcgcctcgggttgcgctgcttgaaactagctctgtgcggggttcgccaccctgcgctacCCTGTGCTGCGCCGgaaaactagagccctatgtgtctatgaagattctcagtcatccaggtcatggtgatCATAAGCGCTGtgtcgtaggcaactggacttgcttgtgtttcttaaAATGACTGGTACAAAGTTGTAGGCTTTAAACCACGAGTGGGTGTAAAGGGGTCACAGGTGAGCTCTTAGACCCCAGACACCCAGACATAAGCAGAGTAATGTAGTGTATGCAGTTCAGTGCAGCCAAGAATGCATAGATTTATACATTGGGAAAACTAAACAACCACTccacagcacaggagagccagctcctcaGGTCAAAACTCAGCTGTCCACCTACATCTACAGCAGAAGGgacactcctttgaggacagcaatgtgcacatcttgACCCAGGAAGAaaaatggtttgaaagaggagtaaaagaagccttttttttaaatattttttgggcttttgcctttaattgacaggagagagtgaaatgggggagtgagagagagtggggggatgacatgcagcaaatggtcgCGAGCCGGAGTCGACACCCCAAAAGAAGCTATCTGTGTTAAACTGGAATGACCATTGTTAAACAGCGGGGGTGGCCACCGTCAcgacttatcacccacctacaatgcagtcttgggactGAAACTGAGAGCCCACATGTAACCCCtatgactctgcaagggttcactcccacacagggtttaaagcctgcaactccgtaccagtcatttagaaccgaagaagcctcttggatgagaggcgaaacgtcttcaagaaacgcaagcaagtccagttgcctacgatatagcacttcaAGGCTGTAGTTACAATAGTccttaatatttttaaaaaagaaaaacacctgtAGAAGTAACATAGAACAAATGCACTAATGCAAATATAGGGAAGAGCCCACCCAAACAAAACCTGGTATTACAACCTGTTCATGATGCACACTTGCAAACCAATTGTGTATTATATATGAGGCTGTATATACACTCTGTCTGGGCTATAATTATCTATGCACAAACATCTCTATAATATTTAATGATAATATTTGTACATACACTACTCTTATTGTTGCAACAAAAGTCATGACCAGGACCTAAAGATACTGAGGCACAGCCGTGAAGTGGGTCTGGGGGAAGTTTGAGTCGAGGTGTGCTCTTCTTTTCTGGTGTAATTTAGtattttattgaaaataaatcTAATTTAATGAAACATTCTATACACGTACATACACCCTAGGCCTATTGGTCTCTGAATTGAATTTGTctttgtgtggaaaaaaaaggaaatacatatgaaaaaaaaaactagatgTGACTTTGCGTTCCTCAAACTGGCTTTGAGTTTAGCAAGACACCACATAACTAAAATGACGCAGCTGTTGAGGTCCCACTCAGGTcaaatgtaaatacatttaataaaataaatatatgcaTTGACTTCGGTTTATTTAGTGGCATTGAAAGGCCTAACTTTTTCTTAATGCTTTGGTAAACTTGTCAGATGTCGTGCAGGATGATAAACCTGTTTAACAGTTATGAGAGTTGCCTATTGTATAAACGAGTATTTGTTCTTGTTGTGGAAACGAAAGCACTCCCTGGCTTTTCGTGCAAGCCGATGCTCACATTTACTAACCTCAGTAATTTTGTCTGTCTCGGTGGTGAGACAAGATGTCGATCATTTTTGCCTGCCTCTTATTGTCAAGTGTGTCTTGTTCATGGATGTTTGGCTGCAGGACTGATGTTGTTTAGTACCATTTCATATTGTGTGTTCATAAGGCGCTTTGTTTTGTACATGCTGGACACAGAAGCTCCTGCTTGGGGGGCTTAAAATATGATTTCGGTCTAATCAGTAATAGGGTAAGATTTACTGCATGCTGGAAACTCCTTGTAGCGTAATCAGTCTGCGATAAGGCGCCTTGAATTTATTGTCTCCATTATCCAGTGCTCTGCTTCCTTATCATTTTCATAGTAAAGGTGAGGTCAGTATGAACAACTTTGTATACTAAGATATTGTTACTGTAAAGGGCATAAATGACTCATGCACTGtccaaaacagctctatttcctGGACCATGGGGAATTACACTCACCACCAAGTGAACTATGAGGCATTGTTGAAGCTCCCTCTCACTAAATGGTCATTTACAAAGtgattttttaatttgcatCTATTAGTAGTTATGAAAGTCTTGCTCCTCTGATGGTGCAGAATAGCTGCTTGATATTTAAAGCAGAATTTCTCAACAGCGGCCTTCCATCGAAAACACAAAAAACGGCCCACTAACCAACTCACTGGAGAAATATGATTTGTTGCAAAACCCTGAGGTTGACTAACAATGTTTCAGCCATCACTGTTAATTTCTGCTTTTTCGACTTCCTTCAAAGAAGGAACCTCGCGTGATTAGTGCAACTCTACTGTGGGTGTTGCAAACACAGTGAAGTGCTGACAGAAATGTGACCCTGCACTTTGTTAACGAGCAGATGAACTGAACTCTCATTGACATGAAAAAGGTGATTTAAAATATTCTTTGTCCTGCATCATGTCAGTTCATTTCACATATTCTCCTTCATGTGTTAAAGTAATAAAGAAAGCCACAAACTCTCAATCACCTGTACTCACTGATGCTCGCTCACGATGGGAAAGAACATTTTTTGTAGATCTGAAGTATGATGTGCAACCTGTTCTTCAACTTTTCAACAATGTTTGCTGCAGCGAATGAAGCCATATGAGTTAAAAATGGTCTTTAGATAATTTTTATGCAAAGAAGGGGGGTAGTGTGCACATCCTGCCCCGTAGTTGGACACAGGTACAGGACAAAAAAAGAGAGGTTGTCCACATTTAAATTTGCAGTCTTTGCTTGGTGAAGACCTTGTAGGCTAAAGCGTtgcattaatacatttttttggtgttcaaatgtatgttttttcttttgaggAAATTATTTTCTCACCTGTCTTGGCTGAAACAAAGGCCAAAGATTCATATCTCTCACCTCCTGATAGAAAACATGAAGTCGCAGGAGGCATTTTTAACGCCAACATCAAAAAAAGGTCCCGTagcctgtgctgtgtgtgtttgtccataGCTGTAATCTGTCGTTAAATATGTGATGCTATTTTCCTCATAGACATTTACCATTTTAAGGTCTTTTAGACTGTCTTGGAGTCAAATAGTACATTATATAATGCTCTGGAAAACATGTCATTCATTATATCAGTGACATGTGAGGCTTTTCACAGCCGATGTACTTTCCTTAAACGCCTGTCCTTTGTTCTGTTGTCAGTGACAGTTTTGCAAGACAACTAGGAAAAAGCCTTTGTATTAACAGCAGCCTCAGGGCTCCCCACCcaaacacagtttcaaggtAAACTTATGTTGACCGTatatctgtctttctttttcctcaTTGCACAAGCATGTTACTTATTTACCCGGGATGCCCCGTGGTTAACACGTTCCACACCTTGACCTGCCAAAAAAAAGGAGGATGTGATAAGTGATGATATATTTCATTCTGAGactgttttattttagtgtgcagcagtatttgatttttattatcAGGAGCGGTGTGAATTCCTTCCTCTTTTAAAAAACTTTCTCAAGTtgatcagtttgtgtgtggCAACACTGTATGGCAATATCAGTAAACaacaggagggaaaaaaaagaaagaaaaacacacaaaaaaatccaaatccTGTCATCTCTCTGCTAATCTTATAAaaactgttgttaaaaactATTTCTCCAGTTAGAAAAGTCTCGATCAAGTTATGTCAAATAACATGAAAAAGGAAAGTTTGTACACAAAGGAGAAGAACATCAAAAATAGACAAAAGCATTTCTAAAATTTGCCAGAAATGCTCCTTAAACACATCAATATtataataatgaattaaaaataatgtattCAAATCTTTTCATACTATAAtactaaaaaagaaaataataatttaatagcACCAGCATAATATGGCTGTTACCATGACAGCCACCATCACAACCACCATTGGTACTTATAGTTTTTCTTATAGTTTACTTATAGTTTTTCAACAACATCAGCCCTATCAGTTGGCCTTCCTGTCAGAAACAATAACTGATAAGAGAAAAGGTTTTCCTTcagcacagagagagggaagaagGAAGTGCTCTTTACTGACAGTAGCTTCACCTGTACAACCCCTTGGGCGAGGCCTCAGTGCCTTGCACTCAATATAAAGAAGGCGACAGTACCGCTAACTCCACATTAGCAAGAGATATCTTCAAGTCTGTCTTCAAAGACGCAGGtaaaaagattttgtttttttggtttggaTGCTTGGATTGCTGAAGAAATAGTTTTTGTGCATACCTTTTGACAAATGCAAATAATTTAGTTTTTTactgagttttgtttgtgtattttagaGATGCTTTTCTCTGTCCTTCTTCTGCTGGGCATCTGCCTGGTTCCTGCTCACTCCAAAGCAACAGGTAGGCTACGTTCTTCACTAAcattgaagtcattttgtcacAACTGATGAACAGCTTGATAGATGTGTTGTCTCTTTGCAGGAGAACATCTCGGCAGTCCTCTCCTTCAACAATGTTTTGAGGAGGCCAAGAAAGTTGTGGATGATGCCTACAAGTACTCCAGAGAAGAGTGAGTTCACCTTACGGAGTTTTTCATCTCACAGAGTGAAATAGTAGATCATCTttcaaattaattcaaataTGAATGTACATATTTCTTTAGCATGCAAGCCATTCGTTACATTAGCTCTGTAGCTCAGTACTTGCAAGAAAAGGTTACCAAAGCTCCAAATAATTTGCACTTAATTATTCGCCTCTGTGACTCTTCTCCTCCAGGAGTCTGAGACGAGTCCGCAGAGAGGTGGTGCGCCCTCATGATGCTCTTCGTCTGTTGAAGCAGCCCCGTGGTGACACACGCTCTGCTGTTAGATCTGCAGACTACATGGCACAAACCCTCAGTCTGTTGCAAGCGAGGGTGCATCACAGGAGCAGACGCTCACTCAATGCAACAGGTCAGACATGCAGCACGCAAACAAAGACAATACAAACGGTGCCTGCATTGTTTTTCTGACAACTTTTCCTGGTCTTGGTTTAGGGTCTGAGGTTTACTGTTTCCAAATGTGGGCATAGTGAACGCACTTCAAAGCTGTAATGAAATACAAGACATATGAAGTTGACATGCACGCATCCATTGTGACATCTGAAATATGTCTCTCACATTTTTCAGATCTGCTGTCTGAAGAGGATCTGCGGAGGCTCGCCAACATAACTGGATGTTCAGCTCGAGTTGCTATTCCATCATGCCGCACCACACCAAACCTCAACAAGTATCGCACAGCCACCAGTGTCTGCAACAACCTGTAAGAGAGACACTCAAGTGCTTTTATAAATTCttgcttttttaaatgtaagaaGCAGTTTGTATTTTGACGTCTGTgacataacataaaaaaaacagatgtaaTTCATATAATATCAAATCTCAAATTTAAGTCCTTTTCTCAAACAATTTAACCAGGCACATTTCAACATTAGCAAATGTCTTCATTGTCAACTTTGTTTCCTTTTGCttgtcagaaaaacagtttcCCCACATGCATACTATATTTAGTTAAAAAGCAATTGTAGCATTTCTTTTCAAAAAGCAATCTGTCTTGAATTAATGGAAACATGTCAGGTTAGTGAGATTGAGTGTTGCTTACATTTAGAGGAAATGCTTGTGAAATAAACCTAAACATCTTAGGCCATACACCACAGAAGTTGTGTACACTTCCCTTGGATTTCTCAAGCAGCATTTCTAAACATGAATGTCTTCTGTTTGCTTGTAGAAAAAACCCTCGCCGTGGAGCCTCCAACACCCCCTTCGCCCGCTGGCTACCTGCCGAATATGAAGACGGCATTTCCCTACCGAAAGGGTGGAACAATCGAACAATCAACAACTTCTTCCTGCCACTGGTACGACATCGAAATCCCAGACACTTGTTTTGATTACATAAATgctgatttaatatttaacaattCTCCTTGGCTCTCAGGTGCGACAGGTTTCAAACAACATCCTAAGCACAACAGATGCAGGCGTGGTCAGCGACAGAGAGTTCAGTCACATGGTGACCTTGTTTGGGCAGTGGAACGACCACGATCTCACCTTCACGCCCTTCTCCCCCAGCATCCGCTCCTTCAGCAATGGGATCAACTGtgatgagagctgtgagagAACTGAGCCATGCATCCCCATCGCGGTTGGTGTGACAGCATAAATCCAAACATTGAGATGTTGTTTTCACTAAAAGCTTCTCTCCATAACCTTTGGTCTCTCTTTCCGACAAACAGATTCCCCCCAACGACCCCCGGTTGCCCACTGGCCCAGACAGCTGCATCCCTGCTTTCAGATCTGCCCCTGTTTGCGGAACTGGATTCTCAGCCTACAATTTTGGCGGAGAGCCTGAAAAGAGAGAGCAGATCAATGCCTTGACAGCCTTCCTGGATCTCGGCCAGGTGTATGGTTCTGAGGAGATGCTTGCCCGGGATCTTCGCAACCTCACCAGTGATGACGGCTTGCTGCGTGTGAATACAGAGTTCAGAGACAATGGCCGTGAGCTGCTGCCTTTCAGCCCTCTTCAAGCGAACATGTGTGCCACTCGCAAAAGAGTCACCAACGATACCAACGCCAGAGAGGTGCCCTGTTTCCTTGCAGGTTAGTCATAATGCAAGTTTATTGTAACTACTAGCTTCATCAgtggttaattaaaaaaattattaatgCTCTATAGATCAGCAATAAGCCTCAGGAGTAGTAATAGGAAGTTTGGGTTATGAAAAAATCTTGTATATCCTGCTCCAGCTGTCTGTTGAAATGATCTGGTAACACTTACTTTAAATTCCCCTATTAAccatttacaaaaaatatataaacaccAGTTCAAACACATTGCCCTTTGCGGACAACAAAAGAAAcccacaaatgtattttctttgttaaGATTTTGAAATTATGATAATCATCATAGTATCCTAGTTTAATTTCGTTTCAGTGTATTATGGTCCTTTTCCTGATAACAAGCTTAACAAAAGAAATTGCTAGTAGGCTATGCAGATGTCTCCGTAGCTAAATAGCTAGCTAGCCAACGCTGTACTTTGATTTTCTGATTTGAGCATGACAGCcccacattttgaaatattCCCATGTTTTCCCTAGATATGTCCAGCTGCGAAGTTGCGGCACTTGTTACTGCTCCTCTAATTTCAGAGCAGACTGACAGGGTAGGAACATGGGTTGCTAGCGTTAGCCTACAGAGCGCTGCTTGTAGCCTGTTAATGAAGCAGTATTCTTTtatatttgatgacttgtttgattgattgatagcgTTAAACTTAAGTTGTAAACACATTGCGAGTGTTCTGGCAACAACGTACACCAGCAGTGTTCTTATATGTATAAAGCATTaagaaataatgaaataatcatTAATAAAGTCATTATTTACAACTTATAAAGTCCTAATAGAAAGAGGTGCCAATCTAAAGAAGAAATGAACACTTCTGATCAACTATTTGTTGTGTACATTTCTGTCTGTAAGGTGATGTCCGTGTGGA contains these protein-coding regions:
- the mpx gene encoding eosinophil peroxidase isoform X3 codes for the protein MLFSVLLLLGICLVPAHSKATGEHLGSPLLQQCFEEAKKVVDDAYKYSREESLRRVRREVVRPHDALRLLKQPRGDTRSAVRSADYMAQTLSLLQARVHHRSRRSLNATDLLSEEDLRRLANITGCSARVAIPSCRTTPNLNKYRTATSVCNNLKNPRRGASNTPFARWLPAEYEDGISLPKGWNNRTINNFFLPLVRQVSNNILSTTDAGVVSDREFSHMVTLFGQWNDHDLTFTPFSPSIRSFSNGINCDESCERTEPCIPIAIPPNDPRLPTGPDSCIPAFRSAPVCGTGFSAYNFGGEPEKREQINALTAFLDLGQVYGSEEMLARDLRNLTSDDGLLRVNTEFRDNGRELLPFSPLQANMCATRKRVTNDTNAREVPCFLAGDVRVDENIALTSIHTLFMREHNRLARELKRINPHWDSETLYQEARKIMGAYTQVFVFRDYLPHIVGDVEMRRRLGRYPGYNPNVDPSISNVFATAAYRFAHLAIQPVLSRLDANYRENNRFPSVPLFKAFFTPWRIVFEGGIDSLLRGLVGRPAKLNTQDHMMVDALRERLFQFVMHLALDLGSLNMERGRDHGLPGYNAWRRFCGLSQPRNQAELARVLNNSNLARRLLQLYGTPDNIDVWLGGVAEPFVQGGRVGPLFACLIAQQFQKIRQGDRLWYENPGVFTRAQRAALSTASISRIICDNTGVTSVPTDAFGVISNRNRLVRCGNIRRLNLSAWRDTPCSGPGHSCKEVSGEETVNELDPQDFEDLQDNEGLLDNEGLLDNEVQ
- the mpx gene encoding eosinophil peroxidase isoform X4, coding for MLFSVLLLLGICLVPAHSKATGEHLGSPLLQQCFEEAKKVVDDAYKYSREESLRRVRREVVRPHDALRLLKQPRGDTRSAVRSADYMAQTLSLLQARVHHRSRRSLNATDLLSEEDLRRLANITGCSARVAIPSCRTTPNLNKYRTATSVCNNLKNPRRGASNTPFARWLPAEYEDGISLPKGWNNRTINNFFLPLVRQVSNNILSTTDAGVVSDREFSHMVTLFGQWNDHDLTFTPFSPSIRSFSNGINCDESCERTEPCIPIAIPPNDPRLPTGPDSCIPAFRSAPVCGTGFSAYNFGGEPEKREQINALTAFLDLGQVYGSEEMLARDLRNLTSDDGLLRVNTEFRDNGRELLPFSPLQANMCATRKRVTNDTNAREVPCFLAGDVRVDENIALTSIHTLFMREHNRLARELKRINPHWDSETLYQEARKIMGAYTQVFVFRDYLPHIVGDVEMRRRLGRYPGYNPNVDPSISNVFATAAYRFAHLAIQPVLSRLDANYRENNRFPSVPLFKAFFTPWRIVFEGGIDSLLRGLVGRPAKLNTQDHMMVDALRERLFQFVMHLALDLGSLNMERGRDHGLPGYNAWRRFCGLSQPRNQAELARVLNNSNLARRLLQLYGTPDNIDVWLGGVAEPFVQGGRVGPLFACLIAQQFQKIRQGDRLWYENPGVFTRAQRAALSTASISRIICDNTGVTSVPTDAFGVISNRNRLVRCGNIRRLNLSAWRDTPCSGPGHSCKEVSGEETVNELDPQDFEDLQDNEGLLDNEVQ